The DNA segment CGCGTTCTACGTATGCAACGTGACCAACAGCGCCTGAATATGTTTGTAAAATTGAACCAGCTGTTGCTCTATGATTTACTGTGTAACCATCAGCTGCAGCATTGTTTGCCCAGTGATCAGCGTTCCACCAATAAGTACTGATAGGTTGACCTGTTTCTTTTCTACGGTTGAATACGTGCCAAGTACATTGTCCCCATGTATAAAGGTTTGAATCGTTGGCATGTGATTGTGTACTTGTGTTACCAGTTTGAGATGCAGTACCACCTGAACCTGATCCACCAGTTCCTTTTTCTGTAGGAATTGTTAGTGTTTGGTTAGGGTGAATTAAATAACCGTTTAAGTTATTTGCTGAAATAATTTCTTGAGCTGATACGCCATATTTATTCGCGATAATATTTAAAGACTCACCAGCTTTTACTGTATGTGTTGAACCATTAGATGATTCAGATTGAACGGAATGGCTTGAGTTTGAATTGTTACCTTGTTCTTGTGATGAACCACCACTGATTTCAATGACTTGTCCCGGGAACACCATGTTATTTTTGATATCGTTATTCTTTTTGATTTCGTCAACAGAAACACCATATTTTTGTGATAATGTCCAAAGTGACTCGCCAGACTTAACCGTGTGTTGCGTAGATGCATCAGCTTCGTGGTTGGCTAAAAATGCTGCCGCACCCGAAGCAGCCGTAACTGCAAAAGCTAACTTTTTCAAAAGAACTCCTCCTCTGATTCCTATATATTTTATCGTTATAAATGAATCAAATATATGTAAATGTTTTTTGAATCTAAATTCACGTTCAATAATAACAAAATTTATTTAGCCTGTGTTTATTGTTATAGAGATGTAACATTGTTAATATTTTCAACATATTTCTTTCAATTGTTTGAATTACTGGTATAAAAGGTTTTGAGAGGTGTTATTTTTTAAACTTTTTTATTTGACTTTATGATTTTGTAATATTTCAAAAGGTAATGAAATATAAAAAAATCGCTATTTGGGGCATTAAATGTATTTTTAATTGAACTAAATGATAAGGAAGATTATGATAAAATAATCATTAGTCAATCATATTAGAGATTTGAAATAAAAAGCGATACAGGAGGAAAAACTATTGTCTAAAACAGCACACAATGCAACACATACTCATCAGAAGTCAAAAGCTCAGTCTAATGCTTATGGCAAAGTATGGTTATTCTTTATTTACTATTGGCTTATCTTTGGTATTGGTTGTTATTTAGGACAATTTTTACCAATGCAATGGAGACAACCACTTTCAATTGGTTTACTCGTATTAGTATTGATAACTACTTTCGTAAACCGTGCACGTAAGTATGGTTTAATTATTTCTCACATTTATGCAATAGTTATTGGTTTATTGTCATACGCGACTTTCACTTATTATTTACAAAGTTTAGGTACAGATGTTTTTTATAAAAACGTTATTTTAGCTATTGCAGCATTTATAGCATTTGGTCTGATTGGTTATTTCTTAATAGATAATGCTGCAGGTATGGGTAAATACTTGTTTGTAACCTTTATAGCACTCATTGTGGCAAGTTTAGTTGGTATATTTATCCATAATTCAATATTCCATACAATCATTACGGTTGTAGGGTTATTACTGTTTTTACTATATACGATTTATGACTTTAACCGTATGAAAAGAGGCCATTTTAAACCAAGAGAAATGGGCTTCAATTTATTCATTAACTTACTCAATATCATTAAAGATGTATTATATTTAGCGGACAGAGTGAGAAAGTAAAATAGATAAAATTGAAGAATACATTGCTTAACTTTTGAAATTGTATAAGATTTTTCAATTTCACCGAAATAAAAATATCATGTATAATATAGCGTGTAATGATTAGTTGTTATCGAGAAAGTGAGATGAAATTATGGGTAGAAAATGGAATAACATTAAAGAAAAGAAAGCCCAAAAAGATAAAAATACGAGCCGAATTTATGCGAAGTTCGGTAAAGAAATATATGTCGCAGCAAAATCTGGGGAACCTAACCCAGAATCTAACCAAACGTTACGTTTAACTTTAGAACGTGCGAAAACTTATTCAGTCCCTAATCATATTATTGATAGAGCGATTGAAAAAGCTAAGGGCGGCGGCGAAGAAAGTTATGATCATTTAAGATATGAAGGTTTCGGTCCTAACGGATCAATGATTATCGTTGATGCATTGACAAATAATGTGAATCGCACAGCATCAGATGTTCGTTCTGCATTCGGTAAAAATGGTGGTAACATGGGTGTTTCTGGGTCAGTTGCCTATATGTTTGACCATACAGCTGTATTTGGTTTCGAAGGAAAATCTGCCGACGACACTTTAGAACTATTAATGGAAGCAGATATAGATGTGCGAGATGTTATTGACGAAGATGGTTTAACAATCGTATACGCAGAACCGGATCAATTTGCTCAAGTTCAAGATACATTGAAAGAAAATGGAGTAGAAGATTTCAAAGTAGCTGAATTTGAAATGTTACCTCAAAGTGATGTTGAATTATCAGCTGACAATCAAGAGACATTTGAAGGTTTAATTGATGCTTTAGAAGATCTTGAAGATGTTCAAAACGTCTTTCATAATGTGGATTTGAAATAATATGAATGAAGACATAAAACAATGGATTCATAAACTTCAACTTCAACCACATCCCGAAGGTGGTTATTACAGAGAAGTAATAAAGGCACCTTATGACAATAAAATTCAACGTTCACCCTATACAAGTATTTACTTTTTAATTACTCAGGAAGATATTTCGCATTTTCATCGTATTGATTCAGATGAAATTTGGTATTACCATTCAGGCGATAGTTTGACCGTTCATATGATTTTTGAGGATGGTCAATATCAACAGGTATCAATAGGACCAAATATTGAATCCGGAGATGTCTTACAATATGTAGTCCCTAAAGGAACAATTTTTGCTTCTTCAATAGAAGGAAAGGGAGAATATGCTCTAGTAGGGTGTATGTGTCAACCTGGATTTGAATTTGAAAGCTTTGAAATGATAAGTAAAGAGTGGCTTGATGCAAATTATCGTCAACATTCAAAAATAAGTAAGCGCTATGCATTAACACAAGCCCAAATAGATAATATTTAATAAAGAAAACCACGATGAGATTAAAGTTTGTCCTATCTCATCGTGGTTTTTTTATACTATAAAATCAACTGTTATCGTGTCGTTCCAAAAACCTCTTCAGCAATTTCAACAATATATGCAAGTTTGTTCCATTGTTCTTCTTCAGTTAAATTATTTCCTTCTTCAGTTGAAGCAAAGCCACATTGAGGACTTAAACAAATTTGATTAAGATCCACGTATTGTTGTGCTTCTTTCAGACGTTTTAATATCGTACTTTTATCTTCAAGTTGCCCTTTTTTAGAAGTGAATAAGCCTAATACAACAGTTGATTGATGTTCTGGGAAGAAACGTAAAGGTTCAAAGTCACCTGAACGGTCATCATCATACTCTAAAAAGAAACCACCTAATTGCTCTTTAAATAAATATGGCGCTATTGGTTCGTAACCACCAGTGATGGCCCAAGTAGATTTAAAGTTACCGCGACAAATATGCGTCGTTATTAAAAGGTCATCAGGTAAATTACGAATGGCATCGTTGACTACTTTGTAGGCGAGTTGTCTCGCTTTTTCTTTTTCATCTTCATTGCGATCGCGTCCGTGTGTTAATTGTGAACCTGAAGTTAGGTTCGCCCAATAAACGTCGTCTAATTGTATATAACGTGCCCCAATTTCGTATAATTTTAATAAACTTTGATGGTAAGCTTGTGCCACATCTGATGCATAATCTTCAATGTTTGGATAAATTTCTTCATTTAATATATTAGGATGGAAGAGCTGATTAGGACTTGGGATAGAGACCTTTGCTGTAGCTCGTCCATTTACTTTATCGTAGAGGAATTTAAAGTGTTCAAAGTGTGGATGGTCAGGGTTAAATTTAACTTTATCGACGATTTTCACATTATAATTTCGTGTTTCTACACCTTGGAATTGCAAACCACGATCTGTGTAATAGCCTTCTACACCTTCTAAATGCTCCAAAAAGTCAAAGTGCCACCAACTTCTTCTAAATTCTCCGTCAGTCACACTATGTAATCCTATTTCTATTTGTTTTTCAATGATTCGTTCAATTTCTTCATCCTCAATCTGAGTTAATTCTGCTTGTGTAATATGATGTTGTCGAAAAGCATCTCGTGCTTCTTTTAAACGCGCAGGTCGTAATAAGCTACCGACATGATCTGCTCTAAATGGCCTGTTTTGTACTGTCATTTGTTCACGCACCTTATTGATTGAATTTTCTGAAAAAATATAAATAAAAGTTATCAGAATTCCAAAAGTTTGTCAATTTACTTTTATGTAATGAAATATAGTACAATGTACATAATTGAATTTTCTGGATATAAAGATTGTTTTCATATTTATACATCTTAGGATGACATGAACAATTGAGTTTTATATAATAATGACAAGGAGTGGGTGGCAGTGAAAGTAAAGTATATTGATAAACGTCACTGGCGTCGCATTATTGATCGAGAATATACCGAAGTGAAAGTAAGTAATAATAAATATAAAGGTATTATTGGTCTTGTAACGATGAAAAAGGTACGTGAGCCATTGGAAGTTACGGTAGCAGGGAAAGAGATAATCGTTGCTGATGACAATTACCAATGGCTACAAATATTACCTGAAAAGAAGCGTTATAGTATCACTGTGATGTTAGATGACAAAGGTAATCCATTAGAATATTATTTTGACATTAATATTAAAAATGTCACTCAACGTGGCAATGCCCGAACAATTGATTTATGTTTAGATGTACTCGTGTTACCGAGCGGAGAGTATGAATTGGTAGACGAAGACGATTTACAACGTGCACTAGACAATGGGCAAATATCGAAAAAACAATATCACGAAGCGTATATTATTGCACATCAAATTATGATCAAAATTGATGAAGATTTTGAATCATTACAAGAAAAAATTATGTATTGTTTTTATAAGATTAAACAAAGACAAAAACAAAAGCATCACAAATCTAAAAAGTATAAAAATAAAAAGCAGCATAAAAAATAACGCTTGCTAATTTTTAAGAGGGATAGTTAACTTTATAGAAATATTACAAAAGTGAGAGAAGTTAAAATGTGGTATCGTATGAAACATTATTTGTCGCTTTGTAATCAATCTTGTATCTGTCCCAAATTTATTTATAGGAAATGAAGTAACTTATAAAGACATCTACGAATATGTTTTGTGTGTGCAATTTCAATCCTTTCAAAGGTGTGCGAAATTGTGGTTGAAATGAGGAGGACTATATGAAGATTGAGGATTATCGCTTATTGACGACTTTAGACGAAACAAAAACATTAAGAAAAGCGGCAGAATTTTTATATATTTCACAACCTGCTGTAACACAAAGGTTAAAAGCTATTGAACATGCTTTCGGTGTGGATATTTTTATTCGAACTAAAAAGCAGCTCATCACTACAACTGAAGGTGCCATGATTATTGAACATGCGAAAGATATGTTAAATCGTGAACGTTTATTCTTCGATAAAATGCAAGCTCACATTGGTGAAGTCAATGGTACAATCTCCATTGGCTGTTCTTCTTTGATAGGGCAAACACTGTTACCCGAAGTGCTCAATTTGTATACGCGTCAATTTCCTAATGTAGAAATTCAAGTTCAAGTTGGTTCAAGCGAACAGATTAAAGCGAATCATAAGGATTACCACGTCATTATTATCCGAGGAAATAAGATAATGAACCTAAGTAATACCCATTTATTTAATGATGAACATTACTTTATTTATCCAAAAGATCATAGACATGATAGCGTTGATAAAATGCCATTTATTGAATTTCAGGCAGATCCAATGTACATCAATCAAATTAAAGAGTGGTACGGGTATCACATTGGTAAAGATTATCATGCTATGATTACAGTAGATCAAGTTGCTACATGTAAGGAAATGTTGTTAAATGGTGTCGGTGCAACAATATTACCTGAAATTATGATGAAAAATTTAGACCGTGATCAATTTGAATTTAAACGTGTCGATATAGAAAATAATCCACTAATTCGATCAACCTTTTTAAGTTATGATGCGAGTATGTTACAACTCCCTCAAGTTGATTCATTTATTAATTTAATGATGGAATACGTGAATTAATCATGTAGATTTTCGATGCGAATTATTTTAAGTATTATGGTTTATTTGACCCGATATATATTTGATAAAGAATAGAGGGAATAAGATGTTTCGAGCATTATTACATATAAAGAACTACAAATTATTTGTTGTAAATATGATGCTATTAGGAATGGGGATTGCGATTACTGTACCTTACCTCGTATTATTTGCAACAAATGATTTAGGAATGACTACATCACAATTTGGTCTATTACTCGCGTTGGCTGCGATTAGTCAATTTACGATGAATACGATTGTAGCTCGTTTTTCAGATACATATCAAATCAGTAGAAAGTTAATTATTATTACCGCCTTATTTATGGGGGCATTGAGTTTTTCAATTTATTTTTATATACATGAAATATGGATATTTATTGTAGTTTATGCAATATTACAAGGATGCTTTGCACCTGCTATGCCTCAAATGTATGCTTCGGCGCGTGAGGCGATCAATGCATCTACATCACGAGATAGAGCTAAATTTGCTAATACTGTACTCCGGTCAATGTTTTCTTTTGGATTTTTATTTGGCCCACTTGTAGGTAGTTTATTACTGCAAATCAACGGTTATGCAGGATTATTTGGTGGTACAGTTTCTGTTATTTTATTTACACTTGTACTCCAAATCTTCTTCTTTAAAGACGTGAAGGTTGAACATAATGTTGCTGACACGAATCAGGTAGAAGTTGCAGCACCTAATATGTTTAAAGATATTAGGTTATTTTTACCATTTATCGCTTTTATCTTATTACATATTGGTCAATGGATGTATACACTAAATATGCCTTTATTCGTAACAAAGTATTTAAAGGAACCTGAGAGTTATGTATCAATATTAGCAAGTTTATGTGCAGGTCTCGAGGTCCCATTTATGGTAATCTTAGGAATCATTGCTGCTAAATTTGAGACGCGCACCTTACTGATGGTGGCTGGCTTATTAGGAGGCATGTTCTTCTTTAGCATTGGTGTTTTTGATAGTTTCATGATGATGGTCATCGGTCAATTATTTTTAGCTGCATTTTTAGCGATATTATTAGGGCTAGGTATTAGCTACTTCCAAGATATCTTACCTGATTTCCCTGGTTATGCGTCCACATTATTTGCAAACGCTATGGTCATCGGTCAGTTATGTGGGAATTTATTAGGTGGTATTATGGGACAATGGGTTGGACTAGGAAACGTTTTCTTTGTTTCAGCTTCATCGTTATTTTTAGGAATGATACTCATGTTCTTTACGAAAGAACAAAAATTTACAACAGAAGGTAGGAATTAAAAATGGCAGCTATATTGTGGATTTTAATTATAGTGGCATTTATTTTAGCATTTGTAGGTCTAACGAAACCGATTATTCCTTCAGTGCTCGTATTATGGATTGGGTTCTTGATTTATCAATTTGGATTCCAAACTGGTAATTTATCATGGGTCTTCTACGTCTCGATGGTATTGTTTACATTATTTATCATAGTAGCAGATTTCTTAATGAATAAATATTTCGTTAATAAATTTGGTGGTTCAAAAATGAGTGAATACGCTGCTTTAATCGGTGTCATTATCGGGTGTTTCTTATTACCACCATTCGGCATTATCATCTTCCCATTTATTGCAGTATTTATTGTTGAATTCATGCAACAGCAAGATGTATCAAGAGCTTTAAAGGCAAGTTATGGTTCAATTGTAGCATTCTTAGCGAGTTCAATTGCACAAGCCATCATCATGTTTATCATGGTAGTTTGGTTCTTTATTGATGCATTACTTATCAACTAAATACCATTTATGCATAAAATGAATCGAATAGAGAAAACATTTAGGTCATTCATTAAATGATAAAGACGCCTCAAAAGGTTAAATCAATCTTTTGGGGTGTTTTTTATTGTCGCTTTGTACATTGCTTTTAATTAATTGCGACTTACAAATGATTAATACTCTAGAAATTTGTAAAAAAATAAAAGAAATTGTTCTTGTATACTTGTATTCTGCAATCATTTTTTAGTATAATCTCACACATGTAAAAAAGAAATAGGAGGGAATGTAGTATGAAATATCCATTTGCTATTTGGATACTAGCTATTGGAGCATTTGCAATTGGGATGTCAGA comes from the Staphylococcus hsinchuensis genome and includes:
- a CDS encoding LysM peptidoglycan-binding domain-containing protein, whose translation is MKKLAFAVTAASGAAAFLANHEADASTQHTVKSGESLWTLSQKYGVSVDEIKKNNDIKNNMVFPGQVIEISGGSSQEQGNNSNSSHSVQSESSNGSTHTVKAGESLNIIANKYGVSAQEIISANNLNGYLIHPNQTLTIPTEKGTGGSGSGGTASQTGNTSTQSHANDSNLYTWGQCTWHVFNRRKETGQPISTYWWNADHWANNAAADGYTVNHRATAGSILQTYSGAVGHVAYVERVNPDGSLLISEMNYNTPPGVVDYRTIPASQVSSYNYIH
- a CDS encoding Bax inhibitor-1/YccA family protein produces the protein MSKTAHNATHTHQKSKAQSNAYGKVWLFFIYYWLIFGIGCYLGQFLPMQWRQPLSIGLLVLVLITTFVNRARKYGLIISHIYAIVIGLLSYATFTYYLQSLGTDVFYKNVILAIAAFIAFGLIGYFLIDNAAGMGKYLFVTFIALIVASLVGIFIHNSIFHTIITVVGLLLFLLYTIYDFNRMKRGHFKPREMGFNLFINLLNIIKDVLYLADRVRK
- a CDS encoding YebC/PmpR family DNA-binding transcriptional regulator, with amino-acid sequence MGRKWNNIKEKKAQKDKNTSRIYAKFGKEIYVAAKSGEPNPESNQTLRLTLERAKTYSVPNHIIDRAIEKAKGGGEESYDHLRYEGFGPNGSMIIVDALTNNVNRTASDVRSAFGKNGGNMGVSGSVAYMFDHTAVFGFEGKSADDTLELLMEADIDVRDVIDEDGLTIVYAEPDQFAQVQDTLKENGVEDFKVAEFEMLPQSDVELSADNQETFEGLIDALEDLEDVQNVFHNVDLK
- a CDS encoding cupin domain-containing protein, producing the protein MNEDIKQWIHKLQLQPHPEGGYYREVIKAPYDNKIQRSPYTSIYFLITQEDISHFHRIDSDEIWYYHSGDSLTVHMIFEDGQYQQVSIGPNIESGDVLQYVVPKGTIFASSIEGKGEYALVGCMCQPGFEFESFEMISKEWLDANYRQHSKISKRYALTQAQIDNI
- a CDS encoding 5-methyltetrahydropteroyltriglutamate--homocysteine S-methyltransferase — its product is MTVQNRPFRADHVGSLLRPARLKEARDAFRQHHITQAELTQIEDEEIERIIEKQIEIGLHSVTDGEFRRSWWHFDFLEHLEGVEGYYTDRGLQFQGVETRNYNVKIVDKVKFNPDHPHFEHFKFLYDKVNGRATAKVSIPSPNQLFHPNILNEEIYPNIEDYASDVAQAYHQSLLKLYEIGARYIQLDDVYWANLTSGSQLTHGRDRNEDEKEKARQLAYKVVNDAIRNLPDDLLITTHICRGNFKSTWAITGGYEPIAPYLFKEQLGGFFLEYDDDRSGDFEPLRFFPEHQSTVVLGLFTSKKGQLEDKSTILKRLKEAQQYVDLNQICLSPQCGFASTEEGNNLTEEEQWNKLAYIVEIAEEVFGTTR
- a CDS encoding DUF402 domain-containing protein — encoded protein: MKVKYIDKRHWRRIIDREYTEVKVSNNKYKGIIGLVTMKKVREPLEVTVAGKEIIVADDNYQWLQILPEKKRYSITVMLDDKGNPLEYYFDINIKNVTQRGNARTIDLCLDVLVLPSGEYELVDEDDLQRALDNGQISKKQYHEAYIIAHQIMIKIDEDFESLQEKIMYCFYKIKQRQKQKHHKSKKYKNKKQHKK
- a CDS encoding LysR family transcriptional regulator; protein product: MKIEDYRLLTTLDETKTLRKAAEFLYISQPAVTQRLKAIEHAFGVDIFIRTKKQLITTTEGAMIIEHAKDMLNRERLFFDKMQAHIGEVNGTISIGCSSLIGQTLLPEVLNLYTRQFPNVEIQVQVGSSEQIKANHKDYHVIIIRGNKIMNLSNTHLFNDEHYFIYPKDHRHDSVDKMPFIEFQADPMYINQIKEWYGYHIGKDYHAMITVDQVATCKEMLLNGVGATILPEIMMKNLDRDQFEFKRVDIENNPLIRSTFLSYDASMLQLPQVDSFINLMMEYVN
- a CDS encoding sugar efflux transporter — protein: MFRALLHIKNYKLFVVNMMLLGMGIAITVPYLVLFATNDLGMTTSQFGLLLALAAISQFTMNTIVARFSDTYQISRKLIIITALFMGALSFSIYFYIHEIWIFIVVYAILQGCFAPAMPQMYASAREAINASTSRDRAKFANTVLRSMFSFGFLFGPLVGSLLLQINGYAGLFGGTVSVILFTLVLQIFFFKDVKVEHNVADTNQVEVAAPNMFKDIRLFLPFIAFILLHIGQWMYTLNMPLFVTKYLKEPESYVSILASLCAGLEVPFMVILGIIAAKFETRTLLMVAGLLGGMFFFSIGVFDSFMMMVIGQLFLAAFLAILLGLGISYFQDILPDFPGYASTLFANAMVIGQLCGNLLGGIMGQWVGLGNVFFVSASSLFLGMILMFFTKEQKFTTEGRN
- a CDS encoding DUF456 domain-containing protein; translated protein: MAAILWILIIVAFILAFVGLTKPIIPSVLVLWIGFLIYQFGFQTGNLSWVFYVSMVLFTLFIIVADFLMNKYFVNKFGGSKMSEYAALIGVIIGCFLLPPFGIIIFPFIAVFIVEFMQQQDVSRALKASYGSIVAFLASSIAQAIIMFIMVVWFFIDALLIN